Proteins from one Pseudomonas bijieensis genomic window:
- a CDS encoding homoserine dehydrogenase, whose protein sequence is MTEYKLALVGFGGVNRALAQLIAERNPQWKTELGFTLKIVGVTDLFLGSVMDRHGLDAASLAKLPAVKGAMAQLPGGTVDALNEAVIKDCGADIIAEATFTNPVDGEPATSFCRWALERGKHVVTTNKGPIALHGAELKALAQRNNVAFEYEGSVMSGTPVIRLAKQSLAGSSISGFEGILNGTSNFVLTSMEGGLGFAEAVSQAQALGYAEADPTADVEGHDVRLKVVILANELLDAKLTVNDVTCRGISSLGLDDIEKARQNGARWKLIGAATRKADGSISASVEPRLLSNDHPLASISGATNAVSFTSELLGAVTVSGPGAGRTETAFALLSDIIHIHQSATRKQEHNL, encoded by the coding sequence ATGACTGAATACAAACTGGCGCTGGTCGGCTTCGGCGGTGTGAATCGGGCATTGGCTCAACTGATTGCCGAGCGCAACCCACAGTGGAAAACCGAACTCGGCTTCACCCTGAAAATCGTCGGCGTGACCGATCTGTTCCTCGGTTCGGTGATGGACCGCCACGGCCTCGACGCCGCCTCACTGGCCAAACTACCGGCCGTCAAAGGTGCCATGGCCCAACTCCCCGGCGGCACCGTCGACGCCCTCAACGAAGCGGTGATCAAAGACTGCGGCGCCGACATCATCGCCGAAGCCACCTTCACCAACCCGGTGGACGGCGAGCCCGCCACTTCGTTCTGCCGCTGGGCGCTGGAGCGCGGCAAGCACGTGGTCACCACCAACAAAGGCCCCATCGCCCTGCACGGCGCCGAGCTCAAGGCCCTGGCCCAGCGCAACAACGTCGCCTTCGAATACGAAGGCTCAGTGATGAGCGGCACCCCGGTCATTCGCCTCGCCAAACAATCTCTGGCCGGCAGCTCGATCAGCGGTTTCGAAGGCATCCTCAACGGCACCTCCAACTTCGTCCTCACCTCCATGGAAGGCGGCCTCGGGTTCGCCGAAGCCGTCAGCCAGGCCCAAGCCCTGGGCTACGCCGAAGCCGACCCCACGGCAGACGTCGAAGGCCATGACGTGCGCCTGAAAGTGGTGATCCTCGCCAACGAACTGCTCGACGCCAAACTCACCGTCAACGACGTCACCTGCCGCGGCATCTCCTCCCTCGGCCTCGACGACATCGAAAAAGCCCGGCAAAACGGCGCACGTTGGAAACTCATCGGCGCCGCCACCCGCAAAGCCGACGGCTCCATCAGCGCCAGCGTCGAACCGCGCCTGCTGAGCAACGACCACCCACTGGCGAGCATCAGCGGCGCCACCAACGCCGTGTCCTTCACCAGCGAACTGCTCGGCGCCGTCACCGTCTCCGGTCCGGGCGCAGGCCGCACCGAAACCGCCTTCGCATTGCTCTCGGACATCATCCACATCCACCAATCGGCAACCCGCAAACAGGAGCACAACCTGTGA